From the Salvelinus alpinus chromosome 32, SLU_Salpinus.1, whole genome shotgun sequence genome, one window contains:
- the LOC139562106 gene encoding prolyl 4-hydroxylase subunit alpha-1-like, whose protein sequence is MSRMEGQCWWYLLVLSCLFQTLSAHSDFYTSIGHMTDLLYTEKDLVTSLKNYITAEENKLKQVKQWAEKLDVLSAIAMQDPEGFLGNPVNAFKLMKRLNTEWGDLESLVLKDTKDGFISNLTLQRQHFPTDEDQTGAAKALLRLQDTYRLDTITISTGDLPGVTHKSPMTVEDCFELGKIAYSEVDYYHTELWTEQALKQLDEGEESTVDKVTVLDYLSYAIYQQGDLGRALELTKRLLMLDPEHQRANGNLKYFEFQLINQRKAQAQEAQKAREEGKERRKRLTSDASKKKKRFREPVPERKMYEMLCRGEGIKLTPRRQRRLFCRYFDNHGHPKYLLSPVKQEDEWDRPYIVRYHDIISHGEIEKVKELAKPRLRRATISNPITGVLETAPYRISKSAWLTAYEHPMIDQINQRIEDLTGLEMDTAEELQVANYGVGGQYEPHFDFGRKDEPDAFKELGTGNRIATWLFYMSDVAAGGATVFPDVGAAVWPKKGTAVFWYNLFPSGEGDYSTRHAACPVLVGNKWVSNKWIHERGQEFRRPCGLNETA, encoded by the exons aTGTCCAGGATGGAGGGacagtgttggtggtatttaCTGGTGTTGAGCTGCCTGTTCCAGACTCTTTCAGCCCACAGTGACTTTTACACATCCATCG GTCACATGACAGATCTGTTGTACACAGAGAAAGACTTAGTCACTTCACTGAAGAATTATATCACGGCAGAGGAGAACAAGCTGAAGCAGGTTAAACA GTGGGCAGAGAAGCTGGATGTGTTATCAGCCATAGCCATGCAGGACCCCGAGGGCTTTCTGGGAAACCCGGTCAACGCCTTCAAACTGATGAAGAGGCTGAACACAGAATGGGGAGACCTGGAGAGCCTGGTGCTGAAGGACACCAAGGACG gcTTCATCTCTAACCTGACCCTCCAGAGGCAACACTTCCCTACCGATGAGGACCAGACAGGCGCAGCCAAGGCACTGCTCAGACTGCAGGACACCTACAGACTGGACACCATCACCATCTCTACAGGAGACCTGCCAG GAGTGACGCACAAGAGCCCCATGACAGTGGAGGACTGCTTTGAGCTGGGGAAAATTGCCTACAGCGAGGTGGACTACTACCACACTGAGCTATGGACGGAACAGGCCCTAAAGCAGCTGGACGAAGGAGAGGAGTCTACCGTGGACAAGGTCACCGTGTTGGACTACCTCAGCTATGCTATTTACCAGCAGGGGGATCTAGGCAGGGCCCTGGAGCTCACCAAGAGGCTACTCATGCTGG ACCCGGAACACCAGCGTGCCAACGGCAACCTGAAGTACTTTGAGTTTCAACTGATaaatcagaggaaggcccaggcCCAGGAGGCCCAGAAGGCCCGGGAGGAGGGCAAGGAGCGAAGGAAGAGACTGACGAGTGATGCCTCCAAGAAGAAGAAGCGCTTCAGGGAGCCTGTCCCAGAGAGGAAGATGTATGAGATGCTGTGTCGAGGGGAGGGCATCAAGCTG ACCCCCCGCAGACAGAGACGGCTTTTCTGCCGTTACTTTGACAACCACGGTCACCCCAAGTACCTCCTGAGCCCGGTGAAGCAGGAGGATGAGTGGGACCGGCCCTACATAGTCCGCTACCATGACATCATCTCTCATGGCGAGATTGAGAAGGTCAAAGAGCTGGCCAAGCCCAGA CTCCGCCGGGCCACCATCTCCAACCCCATCACTGGTGTGCTCGAGACTGCCCCCTACAGGATCAGCAAGAG TGCTTGGCTAACAGCGTATGAACACCCAATGATTGACCAAATAAACCAGCGGATTGAGGACCTCACAGGACTGGAGATGGACACTGCGGAAGAGTTGCag GTTGCAAACTATGGTGTGGGTGGGCAGTATGAGCCCCACTTTGACTTTGGACGG AAAGATGAGCCTGATGCCTTCAAAGAGCTGGGAACTGGAAACCGCATAGCCACCTGGCTTTTCTAT ATGAGTGACGTGGCAGCAGGAGGTGCTACAGTATTCCCAGATGTGGGTGCTGCAGTATGGCCCAAAAAG GGGACTGCCGTGTTTTGGTACAACCTGTTTCCCAGTGGGGAGGGAGACTACAGTACAAGGCACGCAGCCTGCCCAGTATTGGTGGGCAACAAGTGGG TATCAAACAAATGGATCCATGAAAGAGGGCAGGAGTTCCGGCGACCCTGTGGCCTGAATGAGACTGCATGA